From Sphingopyxis sp. MWB1, a single genomic window includes:
- a CDS encoding DsrE family protein, with amino-acid sequence MPDLPGMNIMIAAAEGRRFCAALETAIAAVALGQSARLFVQGDAAAMLRAPAGFAGDGARRAMGLPGLNELIDEALASGVEIIVCQSGLALANLTADRIVDGIKAGGVVSFLAAVSADDRLITY; translated from the coding sequence GTGCCCGATTTGCCGGGGATGAATATCATGATTGCAGCGGCAGAGGGGCGGCGTTTTTGCGCTGCGCTGGAGACCGCCATTGCGGCCGTGGCGCTGGGGCAGTCGGCGCGTCTGTTCGTGCAGGGCGATGCCGCAGCGATGCTGCGTGCACCTGCGGGCTTTGCCGGCGACGGCGCGCGGCGCGCTATGGGGCTCCCGGGCCTCAACGAATTGATCGACGAAGCGCTGGCAAGCGGGGTCGAGATTATCGTGTGCCAATCGGGACTTGCGCTCGCCAACCTCACCGCAGACCGCATCGTCGACGGTATCAAGGCGGGCGGGGTCGTCAGCTTTCTTGCCGCGGTTTCGGCAGACGACCGGCTGATCACTTACTGA
- a CDS encoding HesA/MoeB/ThiF family protein: MLSDAELDRYARQIILPQFGGAGQARLKAAHVAIIGAGGIGCPAITYLAAAGVGGLTIIDDDRVERSNLHRQPLFTDADIGAPKAAVAAEAARRINPHVEVVPRIERIEAGNAEALLKGASLILDGCDNFATRLTVNRAAVALHIPLLSAAIGAFEGQVALYEGWRADRPCYACLVGDDPDRPGINCAETGVMGGIAGMVGTMAALEAVRALSGWGRSLSGRLAILDMLERRWREVGVSKEAECPICRG, from the coding sequence TTGCTCAGCGACGCCGAACTTGATCGCTATGCGCGCCAGATCATCCTGCCGCAATTTGGCGGCGCCGGTCAGGCCAGGCTGAAGGCGGCGCATGTCGCGATCATCGGCGCGGGCGGGATCGGCTGTCCCGCTATCACCTATCTCGCGGCCGCCGGGGTTGGGGGGCTGACGATCATCGACGATGATCGGGTGGAGCGCTCCAACCTTCACCGCCAGCCCCTTTTTACCGATGCCGATATCGGCGCACCGAAGGCCGCAGTCGCGGCAGAGGCCGCCCGGCGGATCAACCCGCATGTCGAGGTGGTTCCGCGTATCGAGCGGATAGAGGCAGGCAATGCCGAGGCGCTGCTGAAGGGCGCGTCCCTGATCCTCGATGGATGCGATAATTTCGCGACGCGGCTGACGGTCAATCGTGCGGCGGTTGCGCTGCACATCCCGCTGCTCTCTGCTGCCATCGGCGCCTTTGAAGGGCAGGTCGCGCTCTATGAAGGCTGGCGCGCTGACCGGCCCTGCTATGCCTGTCTGGTCGGCGATGATCCCGACCGCCCGGGGATCAACTGCGCCGAGACGGGAGTGATGGGCGGGATCGCCGGCATGGTCGGAACGATGGCTGCCCTGGAAGCCGTACGGGCGCTGAGCGGCTGGGGCCGGTCGCTATCGGGACGCCTCGCTATCCTTGACATGCTGGAACGCCGCTGGCGCGAGGTCGGCGTCTCCAAGGAAGCGGAGTGCCCGATTTGCCGGGGATGA
- the dut gene encoding dUTP diphosphatase yields the protein MSSTDASPPKPIDIAIQRLPNGGGLPLPAYASEGAAGMDIVAAETLTLRPGARHAVATGFAIAIPTGYEVQVRPRSGLALKHGITCLNTPGTIDSDYRGEVKVILANLGEENFEIKRGERIAQIVPAPVQRAAFVEVESLDETARGAGGFGSTGMGAPAAMGSLAAVKTRRS from the coding sequence ATGAGCTCGACCGACGCATCCCCCCCGAAACCGATTGATATCGCCATTCAGCGCCTGCCCAATGGCGGCGGGCTGCCACTGCCCGCCTATGCCAGCGAGGGCGCGGCGGGGATGGATATTGTCGCGGCTGAAACGCTGACCCTGCGTCCCGGTGCGCGCCATGCGGTGGCGACCGGCTTCGCCATCGCCATTCCGACGGGATATGAGGTGCAGGTGCGCCCGCGTTCGGGACTGGCGCTCAAACATGGCATTACCTGCCTCAACACCCCGGGCACGATCGACAGCGATTATCGCGGCGAAGTGAAAGTCATCCTCGCCAATCTGGGCGAGGAGAATTTCGAGATCAAACGCGGCGAACGCATCGCGCAGATCGTTCCCGCGCCGGTTCAGCGCGCGGCCTTTGTCGAAGTCGAAAGCCTTGATGAAACCGCGCGCGGCGCAGGCGGCTTCGGATCGACCGGCATGGGCGCGCCCGCCGCCATGGGCTCGCTTGCCGCGGTCAAGACACGGCGCTCCTGA
- the coaBC gene encoding bifunctional phosphopantothenoylcysteine decarboxylase/phosphopantothenate--cysteine ligase CoaBC — protein MAAKRILLIIGGGIAAYKSIELLRLLRKSGHEVRCVLTRAGEQFVTPMTLAALSENKVHTSLFDLKDEVEMGHIQLSREADLVVVAPATADLMAKMAQGLADDLATTLLLATDKPVLAAPAMNVRMWLHPATQRNVATLRGDGVTVMEPDVGEMACGEFGPGRLPEPEAIHDAIVEALRTATPLPLPALAGQPDFAPSRRRPLYGRRILITAGPTHEPIDPVRYIANRSSGKQGFAIAAAAAEAGADVLLIAGPVSLPTPPGVIRVDVESAREMAEEVADGLPVDAAIMVAAVADWRAADTSAQKIKKDGSGKVPPLALTENPDILAGLAEHPKRPALLVGFAAETNDVLDHAKAKRVRKGCDWIVANDVSADPMGGENNRVHIVSHDGVDSWKRLPKEAVARKLMEKIADELDRRIPPETD, from the coding sequence ATGGCCGCAAAACGCATCCTGCTCATCATCGGCGGCGGCATCGCCGCGTACAAGAGCATCGAGCTTCTGCGCCTGCTTCGCAAATCGGGGCATGAGGTGCGCTGCGTCCTCACCCGCGCGGGCGAGCAATTTGTAACGCCGATGACGCTCGCGGCGCTTTCGGAGAACAAGGTTCATACCAGCCTGTTCGACCTCAAGGACGAGGTCGAGATGGGGCATATCCAGCTCAGCCGCGAGGCCGATCTGGTCGTGGTCGCGCCCGCCACCGCCGATCTGATGGCCAAGATGGCCCAGGGCCTTGCCGATGATCTGGCGACCACCCTGCTGCTTGCCACCGACAAGCCCGTGCTTGCCGCACCCGCGATGAATGTCCGCATGTGGCTGCATCCCGCGACCCAGCGCAATGTCGCCACCTTGCGCGGCGACGGGGTGACGGTGATGGAGCCCGATGTGGGCGAGATGGCGTGTGGCGAATTTGGCCCCGGCCGCCTGCCTGAGCCCGAAGCGATCCACGATGCGATTGTCGAGGCGCTGCGGACGGCCACCCCCCTGCCGCTGCCGGCGCTGGCAGGTCAGCCCGACTTTGCGCCGTCGCGGCGCCGTCCGCTTTATGGACGGCGCATCCTCATCACCGCGGGGCCGACGCATGAGCCGATAGATCCGGTGCGCTATATCGCCAATCGCTCCAGCGGAAAGCAGGGCTTTGCCATTGCCGCCGCCGCCGCGGAGGCGGGCGCCGACGTGCTGTTGATCGCAGGGCCGGTATCGCTGCCCACTCCGCCGGGGGTGATCCGCGTCGATGTCGAAAGCGCACGCGAAATGGCCGAAGAAGTCGCGGACGGCCTGCCCGTCGATGCCGCCATCATGGTCGCCGCCGTCGCCGACTGGCGCGCCGCCGATACCAGCGCGCAAAAAATCAAAAAGGATGGCAGCGGCAAGGTGCCTCCGCTGGCACTGACCGAAAATCCCGATATTTTGGCGGGGCTGGCCGAGCATCCGAAACGCCCCGCGCTGCTCGTCGGCTTTGCCGCGGAAACCAATGACGTGCTGGACCATGCCAAGGCCAAGCGCGTTCGCAAGGGCTGCGACTGGATCGTCGCCAATGACGTGTCCGCCGACCCGATGGGCGGCGAAAATAATCGCGTCCATATCGTCAGCCATGACGGGGTGGACAGTTGGAAGCGCCTGCCCAAGGAAGCAGTCGCGCGCAAATTGATGGAAAAAATTGCCGATGAGCTCGACCGACGCATCCCCCCCGAAACCGATTGA
- a CDS encoding CcdB family protein, producing MAQFDVWRTPDGDLVVDCQSDLLDHLDTRFVVPLLPADQFEVIACRLNPLFSIEDAEYVMYTQFAAAVPAGQLGDFVVSLGDHGFVIIDALDVLLTGV from the coding sequence ATGGCGCAATTCGACGTGTGGCGCACGCCTGACGGCGATCTGGTCGTCGATTGCCAGTCGGACCTGCTCGACCATCTCGACACGCGCTTCGTCGTGCCTTTGCTCCCCGCCGACCAGTTCGAGGTGATTGCCTGCCGCCTTAATCCGCTATTCTCGATCGAAGACGCCGAATATGTCATGTATACGCAGTTTGCAGCCGCCGTTCCGGCTGGTCAGTTGGGCGACTTCGTCGTGAGCCTCGGCGATCACGGCTTTGTCATTATCGACGCGCTCGACGTGCTGCTGACGGGGGTTTGA
- a CDS encoding type II toxin-antitoxin system CcdA family antitoxin has protein sequence MNRPARFEGPKKATNVTLSAELVEEARKLGINVSEACQTGLAAEVKKARWDKWKEENRAAIEASNDYVRKHGLPLAKYRLF, from the coding sequence ATGAACCGTCCAGCGCGATTCGAGGGGCCGAAGAAAGCCACCAATGTTACGCTGAGCGCCGAGCTGGTCGAAGAGGCGCGGAAGCTCGGTATAAATGTCAGCGAGGCGTGCCAGACCGGTTTGGCCGCAGAGGTGAAAAAAGCGCGCTGGGACAAATGGAAGGAAGAAAATCGCGCCGCGATTGAGGCCTCCAATGACTATGTCCGCAAACATGGCCTGCCACTCGCCAAATATCGGTTGTTCTGA
- a CDS encoding SulP family inorganic anion transporter — protein sequence MALHNDFRRDWLANPRAEFLSGLVVALALIPEAIGFSIIAGVDPRVGLYASFSIAVIIAMVGGRPGMISAATAAVAVLVVPLVRDHGVEYLFAATILMGIFQGIAALLRLDLLMRFVSRSVITGFVNALAILIFMAQLPQLTGEAMTLTTYAMVAAGLLIIYGLPRLTTAIPSPLVAIILLAAVSIYFRADVFTVGDMGDLPDSVPWFHLPEVPLTWETLRIIAPYSLAMAAVGLLESLLTASIVDDMTETRSDKRRETWGQGLANFVTGFIGGMGGCAMIGQSVINIKSGGRRRLSTFVAGVMLLILIVALGPWVAQIPMPALVAVMIFVSISTFRWKSFAETLHHPWPSNVVMIATVVMVVATHDLSIGVLTGVLLSGIFFAWKVRQLLTIETRVEGKTRRYVIGGQIFFASVDMLYEAMEFGEDAIETVIIDVHEAHFWDISATGMLDKIVLRLRGEGKTVEVTGLNEASATMVDKYGEHQKPFASLGMVGH from the coding sequence ATGGCCCTTCACAACGACTTTCGCCGCGACTGGCTCGCAAACCCGCGCGCCGAATTTTTGTCGGGCCTCGTCGTCGCGCTGGCGCTGATCCCCGAAGCTATCGGCTTTTCGATCATCGCCGGGGTCGATCCGCGCGTCGGCCTCTACGCCAGCTTCTCCATCGCCGTCATCATTGCGATGGTCGGCGGGCGCCCCGGAATGATCAGCGCCGCGACCGCTGCGGTTGCCGTGCTGGTGGTGCCGCTGGTGCGTGACCACGGCGTCGAATATCTGTTCGCCGCAACGATCCTGATGGGTATTTTCCAAGGCATTGCCGCGCTGCTGCGGCTCGACCTGCTCATGCGCTTTGTCTCGCGGTCGGTCATTACCGGCTTTGTCAACGCGCTCGCGATCCTGATCTTCATGGCGCAATTGCCGCAGCTGACCGGCGAGGCGATGACGCTAACCACCTATGCCATGGTCGCGGCGGGATTGCTGATCATCTATGGCCTGCCGCGCCTCACCACCGCCATTCCCTCGCCGCTGGTGGCGATCATTCTCCTCGCGGCAGTGTCGATCTATTTCCGCGCCGATGTCTTCACCGTCGGCGATATGGGCGATCTGCCCGACAGCGTGCCATGGTTCCATCTGCCCGAGGTGCCGCTGACGTGGGAGACGCTGCGGATCATCGCCCCCTATTCGCTCGCCATGGCGGCTGTCGGCCTGCTCGAAAGCCTGCTCACCGCCTCCATCGTCGACGATATGACCGAAACGCGCAGCGACAAGCGGCGCGAAACCTGGGGTCAGGGCCTCGCCAATTTCGTCACCGGCTTCATCGGCGGCATGGGCGGCTGTGCGATGATCGGCCAGTCGGTGATCAACATAAAATCGGGCGGGCGCCGCCGCCTCTCCACCTTTGTCGCGGGCGTGATGCTGCTCATCCTGATCGTCGCACTGGGGCCATGGGTCGCGCAAATCCCTATGCCCGCGCTGGTCGCGGTGATGATCTTCGTCTCCATCTCCACCTTCCGCTGGAAAAGCTTTGCCGAAACGCTGCACCATCCCTGGCCGTCGAATGTCGTGATGATCGCGACCGTGGTGATGGTCGTCGCAACGCATGATCTTTCCATCGGCGTGCTGACCGGTGTGCTGTTGTCGGGTATTTTCTTTGCGTGGAAGGTGCGGCAGCTGCTGACCATCGAGACGCGGGTCGAGGGCAAAACGCGCCGTTATGTCATCGGCGGCCAGATCTTCTTCGCCTCGGTCGACATGCTCTATGAAGCGATGGAATTTGGCGAAGATGCGATCGAAACAGTGATCATTGATGTGCACGAAGCGCATTTTTGGGACATTTCGGCGACCGGCATGCTCGACAAGATCGTCCTGCGCCTGCGCGGCGAGGGAAAAACGGTCGAGGTCACCGGCCTCAACGAAGCCAGCGCCACGATGGTCGACAAATATGGGGAGCACCAAAAACCGTTCGCGAGCCTCGGCATGGTCGGTCATTGA
- the ubiB gene encoding 2-polyprenylphenol 6-hydroxylase — MTRPVAHIFRLLKWGRILARHGALRGIESAPETPAGVKRLCRIARLGTIQPKYPDYAAAFQAIGPAAVKLGQTLATRPDLVGEDAVRNLLTLQDALPPVAFDRIKQEIEQVFEAPLESLYAEFDPEPVGSASIAQVHRAVTTDGREVAVKVRRPGIDKQFARDIETYEWAAAHLEAFGGEATRLRPRQVIANFRRWTLRELDLRREAASASELGEAMASEPSYAVPAIDWDRTTSRVMTMSWIDGIKISHRDQLVAAGHDMEKLAENLVHAFLRQAIAEGFFHADMHQGNLFVCADGTIAAVDFGIMGRINRQARYWLAEILYGLTTGNYRRVAEIHFEAQYVPDYHNVDEFATALRAVGEPMRGKPVSELSVGQMLDGLFAITRDFDMQTQPHLLLLQKTMVMVEGVATMLNPRINMWDVSGPFVKNWIRDELGPEAALADGIREQGKTLALIPDIIRRLDEQLPRKGAAPPNPPLPDIPLMWDKGERRTGWRYALTALAGAAAGVAAMLWGGFAV, encoded by the coding sequence GTGACGCGGCCTGTTGCCCATATTTTCCGTCTGCTTAAGTGGGGCCGCATCCTCGCGCGCCACGGCGCGCTGCGCGGGATTGAAAGCGCGCCCGAAACCCCGGCGGGGGTGAAGCGGCTGTGCCGTATCGCGCGGCTGGGAACGATCCAGCCCAAATATCCCGACTATGCCGCCGCCTTTCAGGCGATCGGTCCCGCGGCGGTCAAGCTCGGCCAGACGCTCGCGACCCGCCCCGATCTTGTCGGCGAGGATGCGGTGCGCAATCTTCTCACCTTGCAGGATGCGCTGCCGCCGGTCGCCTTTGACCGGATCAAACAGGAAATCGAGCAGGTTTTCGAAGCCCCGCTCGAAAGCCTTTACGCCGAATTTGATCCCGAACCCGTCGGTTCGGCCTCGATCGCGCAGGTCCACCGCGCGGTGACCACCGACGGGCGCGAGGTTGCAGTCAAGGTGCGCCGTCCCGGCATCGACAAGCAATTTGCGCGCGACATCGAAACCTATGAATGGGCCGCCGCGCATCTGGAGGCTTTTGGCGGCGAAGCCACGCGGCTCCGCCCGCGGCAGGTGATCGCCAATTTTCGCCGCTGGACGCTGCGCGAACTCGACCTGAGGCGCGAAGCCGCCTCGGCGTCTGAACTGGGCGAGGCGATGGCGTCAGAGCCCAGCTATGCCGTGCCCGCCATCGACTGGGACCGCACGACCAGCCGCGTGATGACGATGAGCTGGATCGACGGCATCAAAATCTCGCACCGCGACCAGCTCGTTGCGGCCGGGCATGACATGGAAAAGCTCGCCGAAAATCTGGTCCACGCCTTTTTGCGGCAGGCGATTGCCGAGGGCTTTTTCCACGCCGACATGCATCAGGGCAATTTATTTGTCTGCGCCGATGGCACCATCGCCGCCGTCGATTTCGGCATCATGGGGCGGATCAACCGGCAGGCGCGCTATTGGCTTGCCGAAATTCTCTATGGCCTCACCACCGGCAATTACCGCCGCGTCGCCGAAATTCATTTCGAGGCGCAATATGTGCCCGATTATCACAATGTCGATGAATTTGCGACGGCGCTGCGCGCGGTGGGCGAGCCGATGCGCGGCAAGCCGGTCAGCGAACTTTCGGTCGGCCAGATGCTCGACGGCCTCTTTGCCATCACCCGCGATTTCGACATGCAGACCCAGCCGCACCTTTTGCTGCTGCAAAAAACCATGGTGATGGTCGAGGGCGTCGCGACGATGCTCAATCCCCGGATCAACATGTGGGACGTATCAGGACCCTTCGTCAAAAACTGGATCCGCGACGAGCTTGGCCCCGAAGCCGCGCTCGCCGACGGGATTCGCGAACAGGGCAAGACGCTGGCGCTGATCCCCGACATCATCCGCCGCCTCGACGAACAACTTCCCCGCAAGGGCGCCGCCCCGCCCAACCCGCCGCTCCCCGACATTCCGCTGATGTGGGACAAGGGCGAACGCCGGACGGGCTGGCGCTATGCGCTCACTGCGCTGGCAGGCGCTGCCGCCGGGGTCGCCGCAATGCTGTGGGGCGGTTTCGCGGTTTAG
- a CDS encoding class I SAM-dependent methyltransferase, which produces MAASDTVSFGYDEVPADAKTGMVGEVFSRVARKYDIMNDAMSGGLHRLWKDRFVRRVKPRAGEAILDMAGGTGDIAFRMESSGASITVADINPNMLGVGMERAAERGIHSLVWSEQNAEKLTFPDHFFDAYTIAFGIRNVTDIPAALAEAHRVLRYGGRFFCLEFSTNEWPGFAEIYDAYSHHMVPRLGKLIAGDADSYRYLIESIRRFPPMPEFAAMIRDAGFSQVKVEPIMGGLVAIHSGWKA; this is translated from the coding sequence ATGGCCGCTTCCGATACCGTCAGCTTTGGATATGACGAGGTTCCCGCCGACGCGAAAACCGGCATGGTGGGCGAGGTGTTCAGCCGCGTCGCGCGCAAATATGATATTATGAACGACGCCATGTCGGGCGGGCTCCACCGCTTGTGGAAAGACCGTTTCGTGCGCCGGGTCAAGCCGCGCGCGGGCGAGGCGATTCTCGACATGGCAGGCGGCACCGGCGACATCGCCTTTCGCATGGAATCATCGGGCGCCAGCATCACGGTCGCCGACATCAATCCCAACATGCTGGGCGTCGGTATGGAACGCGCCGCCGAACGCGGTATCCACAGCCTCGTCTGGTCCGAACAAAATGCCGAAAAGCTGACATTCCCCGATCATTTTTTCGACGCCTATACGATCGCCTTCGGCATTCGCAACGTCACCGACATTCCCGCCGCACTGGCCGAGGCGCATCGTGTGCTGCGTTATGGCGGGCGTTTTTTCTGCCTCGAATTTTCGACCAATGAATGGCCCGGCTTTGCCGAAATTTACGATGCCTATTCGCACCATATGGTCCCCCGCCTCGGCAAGCTGATCGCGGGCGACGCCGACAGCTATCGTTATCTGATCGAATCGATCCGCCGCTTTCCGCCCATGCCCGAATTTGCCGCGATGATCCGCGACGCGGGCTTTTCGCAGGTGAAGGTCGAACCAATAATGGGCGGGCTCGTCGCGATCCACAGCGGGTGGAAAGCGTGA
- the mutM gene encoding bifunctional DNA-formamidopyrimidine glycosylase/DNA-(apurinic or apyrimidinic site) lyase, whose product MPELPEVETTVRGLAPFLEGQRLTAVTTFRPDLRRPFPVDLAQRLTGAQVTRLWRRAKYGIISTDRDDHMIFHLGMSGRWRTEGGEAGKHDHLLLQTGAGHRLFLCDPRRFGSVDLVTGDPLAEFPPFTALGPEPFADEFDAACLARALVGRRAPIKAMLLDQRIVAGLGNIYVCEALNLARISPLKPAADVPCARLDALVPAIKAVLVSAIAAGGSTLRDYLSPEGQLGYFAKQWRVYGREGEACRCGGTVARVSQGGRSTFYCLKCQK is encoded by the coding sequence ATGCCCGAGCTGCCCGAAGTTGAAACCACCGTGCGAGGCCTTGCGCCTTTTCTGGAAGGGCAGCGGCTGACCGCCGTCACCACCTTTCGCCCCGATCTGCGTCGCCCCTTTCCGGTGGACCTGGCCCAGCGGTTGACCGGGGCACAGGTCACGCGGCTGTGGCGGCGCGCCAAATATGGGATCATTTCCACCGACCGCGACGATCATATGATCTTTCACCTCGGCATGTCGGGGCGCTGGCGGACCGAGGGGGGCGAGGCGGGCAAGCATGATCATCTCCTGTTGCAGACGGGCGCCGGGCACCGCCTGTTCCTGTGCGACCCGCGGCGTTTCGGTTCGGTCGATCTGGTAACCGGCGACCCGCTGGCGGAGTTCCCGCCTTTCACCGCGCTGGGGCCGGAGCCGTTCGCTGATGAATTTGACGCCGCCTGTCTGGCGCGCGCGCTTGTCGGGCGGCGCGCGCCGATCAAGGCGATGCTGCTCGACCAGCGTATCGTCGCGGGACTGGGCAATATCTATGTCTGCGAGGCGCTCAACCTGGCGCGCATATCGCCGCTGAAACCCGCCGCCGATGTGCCGTGCGCGCGGCTTGACGCGCTGGTGCCCGCGATCAAGGCGGTGCTCGTCTCCGCCATTGCCGCGGGCGGGTCGACCCTGCGCGATTATTTAAGCCCCGAAGGGCAGCTTGGCTATTTCGCCAAACAGTGGCGCGTTTACGGGCGCGAAGGCGAGGCGTGCCGATGCGGCGGAACCGTCGCGCGCGTGTCGCAAGGCGGACGTTCGACCTTCTATTGTCTGAAATGCCAAAAATGA
- the rpsT gene encoding 30S ribosomal protein S20 — protein sequence MANTPQAKKRIRRNNARALVNKNRVSRVRTLVKKVEAAVAAGDKDAATAALKAAQPEMARSVAKGVFHKNMVARKFSRLTKSVKAIA from the coding sequence ATGGCCAATACGCCGCAGGCAAAAAAGCGCATCCGCCGCAACAATGCGCGGGCGCTCGTCAACAAGAATCGCGTTTCGCGGGTTCGCACGCTGGTGAAGAAGGTCGAAGCCGCCGTGGCTGCGGGCGACAAGGATGCGGCCACTGCCGCGCTGAAGGCTGCACAGCCCGAAATGGCGCGCAGCGTGGCGAAAGGCGTGTTTCACAAGAATATGGTCGCGCGCAAATTTTCGCGCCTGACCAAGAGCGTCAAAGCCATCGCCTGA
- the dnaA gene encoding chromosomal replication initiator protein DnaA — protein MSGDSQRAGAGEATVTGSDAALLWPQVAEGLRRDLGARTFDHWLKPVRFADYCRLSGVVTLEAASRFSANWINERFGDRLVLAWRQHLADVRSVQVQGAAASSAVRAPIAGEAPSAPSLSADRLRPAVQSAGFAVPNVTPVGFASFDERLSFDRFVVARSNILAANAARRMAMAEAPQFNPLYLCSGTGQGKTHLLQAIAQAYAAIHPTANIILMSAEKFMLEFVGAMRGGDMMAFKARLRAADLLLLDDLQFVIGKNSTQEELLHTIDDLLTTGKRLVVTADRPPAMLDGVEARLLSRLSGGLVADIEAPEDDLRERIIRQRLVAMPMVEVPDEVVAYLVKHFTRNIRELEGALNKLLAYAALTGVRVDLALAEDRLAENVRSARPRITIDEIQRAVCAHYKLDKAEMASKRRVRAIARPRQVAMYLAKELTPRSYPEIGRRFGGRDHSTVIHAVRTVEALRVHDSELDAEIAAIRRSLNG, from the coding sequence ATGAGCGGGGATAGCCAGAGGGCGGGGGCAGGCGAGGCGACCGTGACCGGAAGCGATGCTGCCCTGCTCTGGCCGCAGGTGGCCGAGGGGCTGCGCCGCGACCTGGGTGCGCGCACCTTTGACCATTGGCTCAAGCCCGTACGCTTTGCCGATTATTGCCGCCTGTCGGGCGTCGTCACGCTGGAGGCCGCGAGCCGCTTTTCGGCCAACTGGATCAACGAACGCTTTGGCGACCGGCTGGTGCTGGCCTGGCGGCAGCATCTGGCCGACGTGCGCAGTGTCCAGGTCCAAGGGGCTGCGGCGTCCAGCGCGGTGCGCGCGCCGATTGCCGGCGAAGCGCCCAGCGCTCCGTCGCTGTCCGCCGATCGTCTGCGCCCCGCGGTGCAAAGCGCGGGATTTGCGGTGCCCAACGTGACCCCGGTAGGTTTTGCGTCTTTTGACGAGCGGCTGTCGTTTGACCGCTTTGTGGTCGCGCGCAGCAACATCCTTGCGGCCAATGCGGCGCGGCGCATGGCGATGGCCGAGGCGCCGCAGTTCAACCCGCTTTACCTGTGCTCGGGCACCGGACAGGGCAAGACGCATTTGCTGCAGGCAATTGCGCAGGCCTATGCGGCGATCCATCCGACCGCGAACATCATCTTGATGTCGGCGGAAAAATTCATGCTCGAATTTGTCGGCGCGATGCGCGGCGGCGACATGATGGCGTTCAAGGCGCGGCTGCGCGCCGCCGATCTGTTGCTGCTCGACGATCTGCAATTTGTGATCGGCAAAAATTCGACGCAGGAAGAATTGCTGCACACGATCGACGATCTGCTCACCACGGGCAAAAGGCTGGTGGTGACCGCCGACCGCCCGCCGGCGATGCTCGACGGGGTCGAGGCGCGGCTGCTGTCGCGCCTGTCGGGCGGACTGGTCGCCGACATTGAGGCGCCCGAAGATGATCTGCGCGAACGCATCATCCGCCAGCGACTGGTTGCGATGCCGATGGTCGAGGTGCCCGATGAGGTGGTCGCCTATCTCGTCAAGCATTTCACCCGCAATATTCGGGAGCTGGAAGGCGCGCTCAACAAGCTGCTCGCCTATGCGGCGCTGACCGGGGTGCGCGTCGATCTGGCGCTCGCCGAGGACCGGTTGGCGGAAAATGTCCGCAGCGCGCGCCCGCGCATCACCATCGACGAGATTCAGCGCGCGGTATGCGCCCATTACAAGCTCGACAAGGCGGAAATGGCATCGAAGCGCCGGGTGCGCGCCATCGCTCGCCCGCGTCAGGTCGCCATGTATCTGGCGAAGGAACTGACGCCGCGCTCCTATCCCGAAATCGGGCGCCGCTTTGGCGGGCGCGACCATTCGACGGTGATCCACGCGGTTCGCACGGTCGAGGCGCTGCGCGTCCATGACAGCGAGCTGGACGCCGAAATCGCCGCCATCCGCCGCAGCCTGAACGGCTGA
- a CDS encoding DUF4136 domain-containing protein — MTMIKMKFRGLGKAAMVGAALALAGCAATPFRADVARFQTQLPVPQGQSFTVTATDASLDGGIEFGHYASLVAGELTRYGYRPAAPGEQPDMLVRMDYSIDNGRERVRSTPGFGYDPWYGYRNPYYYRPVIVRGPNGRRYVYGWRDPFMWGGFGPRWGYNDVESYTVYTSHLNLQISRAADGYRLFEGRAEAQSRDNDLTQIVPNLVEAMFTDFPGNSGEKVQITVAPPEKR; from the coding sequence ATGACGATGATCAAGATGAAGTTTCGCGGGCTGGGAAAAGCCGCCATGGTAGGAGCGGCCCTTGCGCTCGCCGGTTGCGCCGCCACGCCTTTTCGCGCCGATGTCGCCCGTTTTCAAACCCAGCTGCCCGTGCCGCAGGGGCAAAGCTTTACCGTAACCGCCACCGATGCCTCGCTCGATGGCGGGATCGAGTTTGGCCATTATGCCAGCCTGGTCGCGGGGGAGCTGACCCGTTACGGCTACCGCCCCGCCGCGCCGGGCGAACAGCCCGATATGCTGGTCCGCATGGATTACAGCATCGACAATGGGCGCGAGCGCGTCCGTTCCACGCCGGGTTTTGGCTATGACCCCTGGTATGGCTATCGCAATCCCTATTATTATCGCCCGGTGATCGTGCGCGGTCCCAATGGCCGCCGCTATGTCTATGGCTGGCGCGATCCCTTCATGTGGGGCGGTTTCGGCCCGCGCTGGGGCTATAATGATGTGGAAAGCTACACCGTTTACACCAGCCACCTCAATCTGCAGATCAGCCGCGCCGCGGACGGCTATCGCCTGTTCGAAGGCCGCGCCGAAGCGCAGTCGCGTGACAATGATCTGACCCAGATCGTCCCCAATCTGGTCGAAGCAATGTTCACCGACTTCCCGGGCAATTCCGGCGAAAAGGTGCAGATCACCGTGGCCCCACCCGAAAAGCGCTAA